Proteins found in one Arachis stenosperma cultivar V10309 chromosome 8, arast.V10309.gnm1.PFL2, whole genome shotgun sequence genomic segment:
- the LOC130945197 gene encoding uncharacterized protein LOC130945197 yields MVCFCFLVDQRRKVRRSKPVAGSCSRCGRGASVVDIITQTRFCYVPFYCKSWKAIMCTFCGAILKSYA; encoded by the coding sequence ATGGTgtgcttttgttttctggtgGATCAGAGGAGGAAAGTGCGGCGGAGCAAGCCGGTGGCAGGGTCGTGCTCACGGTGCGGCCGGGGTGCTAGCGTGGTTGATATCATCACACAAACCAGGTTTTGTTATGTTCCCTTTTACTGCAAATCTTGGAAGGCTATTATGTGCACCTTTTGTGGTGCCATTCTCAAATCTTATGCATGA